The region CGTCGGATGGCCGATGACATGGACGTACGGGTTCTCGCAGGCCCTCACCAGCCGCCGGGTCATGGCCTTGCGGTCCATGCCGAACTGGGTGTGCACCGAGGCCACGCACACGTCGAAGTCCTCGAGGAACTCAGGCGGCCAGTCCACGTCTCCCTCGGTGTCGATGTTCAGCTCCACACCGTGCAGCAGCCGGGTGTGCCCGCGTCCGCGCCCCCGGTCGAGCTCGCGCACCCGCTCCCGCTGGGCCAGCATCTTCTCCTCGGTCATCTGCTGCATATACAGCTTGGGCGCGTGATCGGTGATGGCGTAGTACGCGTATCCGCGCCGCTCCGCCTTGGTGATCATGTCCTCCAGCGGTTCCAGCCCATCGGTGAGGTTGGTGTGGGTGTGCAGATCGCCCCGTAGGTCCGACTCCGTTACCAGCTTGGGGAGTTGGCCTTCGAGGGCGGCCTTGACCTCGCCCCGGTCCTCGCGCAGCGTCGGCGGGATCCAGTCCATGCCGAGCCGGGCGTAGACGTCCTCCTCGCTGCGTGAGGCGATGGACTTGCCGCTCTTGGTCTCGAAGAGGCCGTACTCGGAGAGTTTGAGGCCATGGCGCACCGCGATCGCGCGGACGCGGATGTTGTGCGCCTTCGAACCGGTGAAATAGAGCAGTCCCGCGCCCCATGAGTCCAGCGGCAGGACCCGCAGATCCACCTGCAGCCCCTTCGTGGTGCGGATCGATGTCTTCTTCTGGCCGTGTGCGATCACCTCGGCGGTGAGCGGAAGCCCGGTGAACGCCTCCATGAACGGGCCGGAATCCTCCGCCGCGACCAGGATGTCCACATCGCCCACGGTCTCCTTCATCCGGCGCAGCGACCCGGCGTACGCACACCGCCGGCAGCCGCGCACCTTGGACAGGGCGGCGACGATGTCATCGGCCACGTCCATCGCCTCGTCGAGCGGGATGCGGTCGCCCGCGGCGCGCATCAGCGCGATGCCGTGGAGGATGTTCTCCTCCGACTTCGGCCCGAAGCCCTTGAGATCGCGAAGCTGGTGCTCCTCGATCGCCTGGGCCAGTTGGTCGACCGAGGAGATCTCCAGCTCCTCGTAGAGGATCATGGCCTTCTTCGGCCCGAGCGCCGGGATGGCGGTCAGCTCCCGCACCCCGGCCGGGATCGCGGCGCGCGCCTCCTCGACGGCGGGCATGGTCCCGGTGCGCAGATACTCGACCACCTTGTCGGCGGTCGACCGGCCCACATTGGGGATGTCCCGCAGCGCCTTCGCGTCGAACTGCGAGATGTCTGCCGCATGGCCACCGATCGCCCGGGCGGCCTTCTCGTACGCACGCGCCCGGTACGCGTCCCCGCCCGTGATCAGGAGGAGATCGGCGTACTCGCGCAGGAGGGCTTCGACCTCCTCATTGGAGCGAGCCATGCCAGCGATTCTAGCCGTCTCTGGCGAACCCGGTGAGGTGGAGGGATCCTGGTGTCAGGAGCGAAACGGCGATCCGCGGAATTCGGGTCGGCCGGTTTGTGCCGTGTGTGTCCCCGGGTTTGGGGGAGGTCATGGACGTTGGATTCCTGAAGCCGTTGTTCGACCGCCCCGGTCCATGGGCCGGTGTGTACATGGACACCTCTCGCAGCACGGAGGACGCGCCCAGGCGGCGCACGCTGCGGGAGCGGTTCGTGGCGGATCAGCTCGCCGAGCAGGGTGCCGACCGCGCCACCTGTGACGCGGTGATCGAGCGGCTGGCCGGTGAGCAGGTGGCCAGGGCGTCCGCGGGTCGGGCGCTGTTCGCGACGGATGGCGAGGTGGTGCTCGACCTGCCGCTGGCCACGTCCCCGATCGATGTGGTGACGTCCTGGTCGATGCTGCCGCGGGTGGCGCCGCTGGCCGCGTTCCGCGGCGAGTGGCCGGCCGCTCTGGTGGCCTTCGTCGACCAGGAGGGCGCCGATCTGGAGCTGCGGGACGACACCGGTAGCCGCCCGGCGGGCCGCGCCGCGGGGAGGCGAGGGCATGGGCGGGGCCACCGGTCGGTGCCCGCCGACCGCCACGAGTGGCACTACCGCAACCGGGTCGGGAACACCTGGGAGCTGACCGCCGATCGGGTGGCCGACGAGCTGGTGCGGCAGTGGTCGGACGGCGACGCCGAGCTGCTGATCCTGGCCGGTGATCCGCGTGAGCGCCGGGCCGTACGCGACCGGCTGCCCGAGCCGCTGCGCGCCACGATGGAGGAGATGCGCCACGGCAGCAGGGCCGCCGGCTGCTCCGAGCTGCTGAACGCGGAGATCGACCATGCCCGGGCGGAGCACGCCCGCGCCCATCTGGAGTCGGTCCTCGACCTCTTCCGCGCCGGGCGGGGCCGCCCCGGCGGGCCGGGCCCGGGCGGGCACGACGGCAACGGACCGTCGAGCAGCGGGGCCGCGGAGGGGGTGCCTGCGGTCGTGGAGGCCATGCGCAGCCATCAGGCGGCCACGCTGCTGCTGGGGACCGCGGGGGGCGATATGCGCCATGAGGTGTGGATCGGCCCCGACGCCGATCAGGTGGCCGTGCAGCGCTCCCAGGCGCGCGCCATGGGCGTCAGAACGCCCGAGCCCGCCCGCGCGGACGACGCGCTGATGCGGTCCGCGGCGGTGGCCGACACCGAGGTGCTGGTGGTGCCCGAGGGACTCCAGGGACCGGCCGGGGGCCTGGGTGCGGTGCTGCGCTGGCACGCCTGACGAGGCGCACGACGGCTGACGAGGGCCACGAAGCCCGACGAGGCGCGCGGCGCCGGGCGCGGAGTCTCAGCGCCCGGCGCCTCACCGCGGATGACCACCCGGATCCCGGAGAGCAACCCGCACCGCGAATGACCCCCGATGTGCCGGAAGGGCCATTTCTCGGCGGGCCTGGTTGACATGCCTCCCTCAGCTCTCTACCGTCCGTAGATTGTTAGGAAACCTACTTAACCAATGCTCTGCCTGCCTTCAGGGAGACATCCGTGGTCCTCCGTCCGGCACCATCCCGGCGGCGGGCGCGAGCCCGCGTCCGACGCGCCCTGACCGCCTCGCTCGCCGTCGGCGGCCTCCTTCTCACCGTCTCCCTGACCACGGGCGCCGCGCCCCCGCGCCCCGGGACGGCGGCGGGCGCCCCCGCCCCGGTGACCCGGGTGGGCGGGGCGC is a window of Streptomyces violaceusniger Tu 4113 DNA encoding:
- the polX gene encoding DNA polymerase/3'-5' exonuclease PolX, translating into MARSNEEVEALLREYADLLLITGGDAYRARAYEKAARAIGGHAADISQFDAKALRDIPNVGRSTADKVVEYLRTGTMPAVEEARAAIPAGVRELTAIPALGPKKAMILYEELEISSVDQLAQAIEEHQLRDLKGFGPKSEENILHGIALMRAAGDRIPLDEAMDVADDIVAALSKVRGCRRCAYAGSLRRMKETVGDVDILVAAEDSGPFMEAFTGLPLTAEVIAHGQKKTSIRTTKGLQVDLRVLPLDSWGAGLLYFTGSKAHNIRVRAIAVRHGLKLSEYGLFETKSGKSIASRSEEDVYARLGMDWIPPTLREDRGEVKAALEGQLPKLVTESDLRGDLHTHTNLTDGLEPLEDMITKAERRGYAYYAITDHAPKLYMQQMTEEKMLAQRERVRELDRGRGRGHTRLLHGVELNIDTEGDVDWPPEFLEDFDVCVASVHTQFGMDRKAMTRRLVRACENPYVHVIGHPTTRLIGKRPGIDADLDEVFAACARTGTALEINAHPDRLDLSDDNILRAKSYGVVFALDSDAHSTRDLDNMRYGVGVAQRGWLTPDDIINTWPLTRLRRFLRKDKGQQPSP